GCTATCCCTATGGCTGCGTCGAGCAGACCCTCTCCAGCTTCGTACCGAACCTCATGGTGGCGGACCTGGTGAAACAGCGCCTCATGCCGCCTCTGGACTGGCCCCAGCTGTCCGATCTGGATCACAACATCCGGAATGGAGTCTTCAGGGTTTACGGCTACCAGCTGCCCAATGGCGGCTGGGGCTGGTGGGCGCCCAAGGACTTCGGGGTGGACGCCAACCCCCACACCACCGGGTATGCCATCCAGAGCTTTGCGGCCATGAAGCAGATGGGCTATGCCGTGGATGAGAATGTCTACCGGCGCGGTCGCCAGGCCGCCCTACAGACCTTCCAGGATGCCGCCCGCCAGGCTGATGAGAGGGGGACCCGGCCGGTCGACCCACAGGCCACCGGGCTCCTTGATCCTGCGGCCGATGCCAGCTTCCTCCTGCTCTCCCTGGCCCAGACCGGTGAACCGGTGAAGGGGATCCTGGACAGCACCGCCGACAAGGTTCTCGCTGGCAAGTGGCCGGGGGCCCATGTCCTCGCCATGACCACCCTCGCCGCGGCCTATACCCATCACGCCAAGGCCCAGGCCCTGATGGCCCGGCTCGAGCAGACGGCCATCCAGCGGGGCGGGCTGACCCGCTGGGAGGGAAGGAAGGATTGCTGGAACAGCTATGCCGGCGGGGATGTGGTACCCACGGCCATGGCCCTCAAGGCCCTCTGCCTCCTCAAGCCCCTCTCCCAGCTCATCCCTTCCGGGGAGGCCTTCCTGGCCACGGAGTTCCGGGGCTATGGCTGGTACTCGACCTGGTCCACCTCTCAGGTGGTGGGCCTGATCCCGGCCCTGGCCAAGGTGCGGCACCTCAACTGGGGCAAGTCGGAGATCCGCGCCAGGGTCGAGGGTGGCCCCTCCTGGGACTTCGCCGGCGCAGATCGACTGGCCTTCCGGCGCTGGGGGAACCGGGATCCCCGTCCCGGGTTCCTGGGCATGCCGGAACCCAGGCCGGTCTCCCTGGAAGCCAGTGGCAAGGGGGTGCTGGTCTGGACCTATGCCTACCAGGTCCCCGGCAGTGCCGCCCCGGCGCCGAAGGGGGAGAGCTCCGGTGCCCTCCGTCTGGGCCTGGAGCGGAAGCTCTGGCGGCTCAGGACCCCTCAGGAGACGGGGAACCCCTCCCATGGTTGGGTCCGCCAGCCCTGGACCGGGAGCTTGCGCCAGGGCGAGGAGGCTTGGATGGAACTGGACCTGCGGGTGGACCAGTCCGCGGAGTACGTGATGCTGGAAGTCCCTATTCCGGCGGGTCTGGAGCCCACGGTGAAGCTGGAGGGCTTCGTCCTGGAGGGCCGCCCCTTCAGCGAGGCGGACGCGACGGATGAGTCGTACCGGTGGTCCAAGCCCCGCATCGAGGTCCATCCCGACAAGGTCACCTTCCTCTTCCCACGGCTGAGCCCCTGGATCAGCCCGGTGGTCCGCATCTGGATGCGGGCGGGCATGGCCGGGCACTACCGGCTGCGTCCGGCCAAGCTGAGTCTGATGTCCAATGAGACGCAGTGGACCACCTGCGATGGCCTAGACCTGGATGTCCTGGAAAGGGGGAACTGATGCGTACCCGTCTCCTCAGCCTGGGGCTCGCCTGCGCAGCCCTGGTGGCACAGAGGCCCTACACCCCTGATCTCAGGCGCTGGCACCTCGAAATCCGCACCCCCCTGGGGGGCTGGATCAGTGAGCCGAACCAGGAGGTCCTATTCAAGCTGGTGGATCCCGGGGATCCCGATCCTCCCAAGGACGCCCCTTCCGTCTTCGATCCTTATGAGGAGGGGAGTCCCGATGAGGAGGCCCAGCCTGAGAAGAGCCCGGAGGAGCTGAAGGCCCTGCGCCTCAAGCGGGAGGCGCAGGAGAAGGCCAATGCCTGGCGCAAGCGCAAGGTCCTGGTCTGGCTCAATGGGCAGCCTATGACATGGAACGTGTCCGTGGGGACCAGCACCTCCATGGAAGTCCGCTCCCAGAATGGTGAGAACCGGATCGAGTTCTTCGAGCCCGACTCTGGCCTCAGGGAAGTGCGGAGCTGGTGGGTCTCCTCCTCGAAGATCCGCCTGCGCATCAACCCTGTCCGGGGCGAGGATGAGTGGTGGGGGGGGAACCTGGAGGTGCTGGAGCCCGGCGGGGATCTGGTGACCGCCGGACGGAGGAGCAGCTCTGGAGGACTCCTCAGCTACTCCGGTGACTACCGGAACAGCAATCCGCCCCCGGGGACTTACACCCTGCGCTGGACCTCTGGATGGCGGGGTGAGGCCCCTCACCGCATCGTGGTGGAGGCCGTCCTGGATGATGGCACCGACCAGGAGCGCCGCTGGCGCTTCGAGAAAGTGCAGCTCCCGGGGGCGGGCCCGGTCACTCTGGGGACCTTTGATGTGGAGCCCTGACTGGCGGACCTCCCTTCTTGCGCTGCCCTGCCTGGTGCTGACGGCCCAGTCTCCTCAGGACGCCAAGGTCGCCCACCTGCAGGCAGGCGAAGCTTTGGCGATAGGGACGGATGCCGGGGCGGTGGAACTCCATGGCGACTGCCTCCGGGAGTACCCCATGGGGAGCCTGGCCAAGCTGGTGTGGCTGGACATGGAGGGCTCCGACTGGGAGGGCCTGACCTACACCTGCAAGGGGGTCGATGGTCCGGAGAGGTGCTGGCTTGCCAAGGGCCACGGAAGGGTGGACCTGGAGAAGGCGCTGCGGGGAAGCTGCAACCTGGCCTTCCTGCAGTGGGCCCGAAAGTCCATGGCCGAGTCGGAGCGGCTCCTGGGGCCGGGTGCCACCCGCGCTCTCATGGAGGATACTTTCCAACCCTTCCTCGGGGACCGGATGCCGCCGGGGGAAGGGGCTCCAGTCATGACCCAGGCCTGGATCGGGCGGGGGGACCTGTTGCGCACCACCCCGGAGGCCATGGTGCGATGGCTCATCGAGCCCCGGCGATCGGTCCTCCTCTCCCGCTGCCACCGCTTTCTCGGTGTGGACTTCAAAGAAGCCGGAGAGTGGTGGATCAAGACGGGGACCGGGGCGGTCGAAGGGGATCCCGAGGCCACCTCCGCCTGGGTGGCAGGCGGGAATCGGGACGTGGTGGTGGTGCTCCACCTTCCCCGGGGGCGCGGCAAGGTCGAAGGGGAGAAGCGCTTCCGGGAGCTTATGGGGCTCCGCTGATCCTGTGACGCCTATCACAGGATCAGGCGCACAGAGCCCAAGTGGCCGGCGTCACATGCCGATGGAATTAGACTGGTTCTGCAATCAGTTTTTTTCACAGGAGTCGGCCTTGTTGAAGAGTTTCCAGCATCTCGTGGACCGCGCCAAGGGCATGGGCACTATGACCGTCTCGGTGGCCGCCGCCCAGGATCGGGAAGTGCTCGAGGCGGTGAAGGCTGCCATGGACCTCGGTCTGGTCAAGGCCATCCTGGTGGGTGACGAGGCCAAGATCCGCCCCCTGGCCGCTGAGGTGGGTCTCCCCGCAGATGTCCCTGTCTTCAACGAGACCGACATCGACAAGGCTGCGCTCAAGGCCGCCAGCCTGGTTCACGATGGCGATGCCCAGATCCTCATGAAGGGACTCATCAACAGCTCCAACTTCCTGCGCGGCGCCCTCAATGCCGAGTGCGGTCTCCGCTCCGGTCGCCAGTTGAGCCACTTCGTGGGCTTCGAGGTCCCTGGTGAGGAAAAGCTGATCTTCCATACGGACGGTGGCATGAATGTCGCTCCTGGCCTGCCCGAGAAGAAGCAGATCCTTGCCAACGCTCTGGAGGCCCTGAAGTCCATGGGTCTGGAAAAGCCCTGCGTGGCTGCCCTCACCGCCAACGAGCAGGTCAACCCCAAGATCCCCTCCACCGTGGATGCGGATGCGCTCGTCCAGGCTGTGAAGGCCGGTGAGCTCCCCGAGTGTGTCATCGAGGGGCCCATCGCTCTGGATGTGGCTATCAGCCCCGAAGCTGCCAAGCACAAGGGCATCAAGAGCGAGGTCTCCGGCAAGGTGGATCTCTTCCTCGTCCCCAACATCGAGGCCGGCAACATGCTGGGCAAGAGCCTGGTCTTCTATGCCAAGGCCAAGATCGCCGGGGTCATCCTGGGTGCCACCCAGCCCATCGTCATGACCTCCCGCTCCGACACGGCCGAGGCCAAGACCCACTCCATCGCCATGGCCTGCTGTCTGGTCAAGCGCTGAACCGAAAAAACAAGCGAAACGGGGAAATCCGCCCGGGCCAAACCGGGCGGAACTTCTATAAACAATCATTTCATTAAGGATACCACCATGCGCACCGGTGACATCGTCTGGGCCCTCGTGCTGATTGCCCTCTCTGCTCTCTTGGTCATCCCCGCGACCCACGAGCCCATCATCCACGCAACCTTCGCCCACCCCTACCTGATGGGCTTCGTCAAGTTCGCTATCCTGGCCTCCATGGGTGAGCTCCTGGCCCTCCGCATCATCGTGGGCCGCTGGGAGATGCCCAAGGGCTTCGGCTTCAAGGTCTGTGTCTGGGGCATCATCGGCGTCATGATCGTCCTCATGTTCGGCCTCTACCTGAGCGGCACCAAGTTCGTGATGACCTCCCACCTGCTGCCCAACCCCTCCGGCTGGTTCGGGGTGCTCCTGCTGGCCTTCTTCACCTCCTTCTTCATGGACTACACCTTCGGCATCATCTTCATGGCCATGCACCGGGTTTCCGACATCTTCATCGACACCCGCGCCGAGAACGGCAAGGCTCCCTCCCTGGCGAGCGTGATCGATGGCATCGACTGGAAGGGTTTCATCAAGTTCGTGGTGGGCAAGACCATGCCCTACTTCTGGGTACCCGCCCACACCATCACCTTCCTGCTGCCCCCTGAATACCGGGTGCTTGCTGCCGCCTACCTGGGCATCTGCCTTGGGGTCATCCTGGCCTACGGCCGCCGCAAGGGCGCCAAGCCCGCCGTCGCCCAGGAGCAGGCTGCTCACTGATCACTGCATCCTGGTACGGCTGTATCAGGGTGGAAAAAACAGCGCAAGTATGTCATGACATAGAGAGGCGCCTCCCCCAGCGCCTTCTTCCACCCGGGAGGCCTCACCCGCCTCCCGGTGTTTTTTCAACCCAAACCAAGGAGTGACGGATGGGATCCAACCCCAGAACCGCCGCGCTGTGCGCTGTACTCGCGTGCGGCCTTGCCACCGCCTCGGCCCAGGAGGCCACCACCCCCTCAAGCTTCTCCCCCGGCATCACCCTCGGCTTCGAGGAGCGGGTCCGCCAGGAGCGCTGGAACAACGTGGACCACAACAGTGCCAGTGCTGATGCCCGCATCCAGGAGCGCTTCCGGACCCGCATCTGGGCTGATGCGGACCTGAGCCCCGACCTCAAGTTGTCTGCCGGCCTCTGCAACGAGAACCGGAAGATCACCCGTCCCGATACGGCGGTCTACAACGGACGCGAGGTCTTCTTCGAGACCCTTTCCGCCGATTACCGCTTCACCAGGGAGCTCAGTGCCCGCCTGGGCCGCCAGAACATCATGAAGGGCGAGGGTTTCATCTTCATGGACGGAACTCCGGGTGATGGCTCCCGCTCCGGCTTTTCGGATGCCCTGGATGTGACTTGGTCCCATGGGGATTCCCGCCTGGACGCCCTGCTCATCGACAATGCCTCCCGGGACCGCCTGCCTGAGGTCAACCGCATCGGCAACCCCAAGGAAGCGAACCTCCTGGCCGAGTGGAACGAGAAGGCCCTGGTCCTCTACTACACCGGGAAGGCCTGGTCCGGTTCGACCCTGGATGCCTACTACGTCTACAAGACCGAGACGGACTTCGACGCCTGGAACAGCACCCGGATCGGCTACCAGCCTGACCGGCGCTTCAGCACCCTGGGCGCCCGGGTGCCCAGGACCTGGGAGATGGCTGGTCCGCCACCGGCGAGTTCGCCCTCCAGCGCGGCCACCAGGATGCGGGCATCGACCCCCGCAACAGCGCCATCTCGGCCACGGCCAAGGACATTGCCGCCTGGGGCGGCTATGCCCGGGTGAAGAAGACCTTCTCCGCTCCCTGGAAGCCCAGCTTCTCCGCCACCTATGTGGCCCTCTCCGGCCAGGATCCCACCTCCGGCAAGATCACCGCCTGGGATCCCGTCTTCAGCCGTTTCCCCAAATGGAGCGAATACTACATCTATGCCCTCCCCGCGGAGAAGGGCGTGGCCTACTGGCAGAACCTGTCCATGTGGGAGCTCGAGTTCAAGTGCTCCCCCTGCAAGGTCCTGGATCTGAGGACCACCTACTACCGCATGGCGGCTCTCCAGCCCGCTGCCACGAACGCCGGCAGCGACAAGGACCGTGGCGATGTCTACATCTGCCGGGCCGATGTGAAGTTCACTCCCGACCTCAAGGGCCATGTGGTCTACGAACGGATGATCCCCGGGCACTTCAATGCCACGGACGATCCAGGCTACTTCATGCGTGTCGAGGTGTCCTACCTCTTCAAGCACCGCTTCGCGCTGTAGCCCGCACTGAATCCCCAAGGCCCGCATCTGCGGGCCTTTTTTCAATGGGGCAGGGGTCCATCAGGAGAGCTGGGATGCCCACCACTCCGCCACAGCCCGGGCGAGCTGATCCTTGGGGAGTGGCCCCAGGGGCGCCTGGGCCCCATCGCGGGTCACCGGAGTGAGGGTGTTGGCCTGGAAGCCGAAGCCCCGATCGCCCGAGATGTCGTTCACCAGGATGGCGTCCAGCCCCTTCCGCTCCAGCTTGGACTGGGCGTTGGCCAAGTGCTGTTCGCTTTCGGCGGCGAAGCCGATGACCCACTGCTCCTTCCGTCGACCCGCCGCCAGGGTGCTCAGGATGTCCGGAGTGCGCAGGAGCACCAGGGTCTCGGGTCCCTCGACCTTCTTGACCTTCTCGGGGGCGCATGTCTCAGGACGCTGGTCGGCCACGGCGGCGGCGGCGATGAGGCCTTCCATGTCCGGCCACAGAAACTGGCAGGCCTCCAGCATGTCCTGGGCGCTGCGGACCCGGGTGCAGGCGACCCCGCGAGGGGGAGTCAGGTCACCCCCGAGGACCAGGTGCACAGTGGCACCGGCGTCCCGGAAGGCCCGAGCGAGTTCGACCCCCATGGAGCCAGTGCTGCGGTTGGTGATGAGCCGCACAGGGTCGAGGTCCTCCCGGGTGGGACCGGCGGTGATCAGGATGCGGCGTCCCTCCAGGGTGGGCAGGGGGGGCATGGAGAGGCCGGAGATGGCCTCGAAAATCTCTTCCACGGGGGCCAGCTTGCCTGCGCCCTCATCCCCGCAGGCCAGGAGCCCTTCGACGGGGTCGACGAAGGCGTGGCCGAAGTCCCGGAGCCGGGCCACGTTGGCCCTCACCGCCGGGTGGGCCCACATGGCCTGGTTCATGGCCGGTGCCCAGAGGATGCGCCCCCGGGCGGCCAGGAGGATGGTGGAGAGCAGGTCGTCTGCCAGTCCATTGGCGGTCTTGCCCATGATGTCGGCCGTGGCGGGCACTACCGCCACCAGGTCTGCCCACTTGGCCAGGTCCACGTGCTCGACCTTGGGGTTGGGCCGCCACTCGTGATAGTCCGGGTTGGCCCCGAAGCAGGGTTCCCCCGTGAGGGTGGCCAGGGTCAGGGGGGTGATGAAGCGGCTGCCAGCGTCCGTCAGGCAGCAGCGCACCTTGTGGCCGGACTTGATCAGAAGGCGGGCCAGCTCCGCCGCTTTGTAGGCGGCAATGCCACCGGTCACGCCTAGCAGGATGTTCATGCACACCTCAGAAGGCTCCATTCTAGTCCGGAACGGGGAACAGGTCCCCCGGGGCCAAGGCGGAACCCGTCTCCGCAATTGTCCTTGTCCTGGAAATGCACCGGAAAGATTGCTATACTTCGGTCCTTCGAGGAGCCTCATGATCCAGCGCACCGTTGTCCAGATCCCTGAAGAAGTCGCCAACAAGTACCGCTTCGTTGTCGTCTCCGGCAAGCGTTGCGAGCAGCTCCAGCGCGGTGCCTATCCCAAGGTCGAGGTCGTGGTCCCCGTGAACAAGCTCGGCCAGGCCCAGGATGCTCCCAAGCTCGCCTCCTTCTGGGGCCAGGTCGCCATCCGCGAGGTGGAGGAGAGCCGCATCGCCTTTGAGACCCCCGAGGTCGAGCTGTTCGACTACACCACCGAGGCCCCCATCTCTGTCGAGTAGGTCCGCTTCGCACCCAAAAGGAACAGCCCCCGCTCCGGGGGCTGTTCCTTTTGG
The sequence above is drawn from the uncultured Holophaga sp. genome and encodes:
- a CDS encoding phosphate acyltransferase; protein product: MLKSFQHLVDRAKGMGTMTVSVAAAQDREVLEAVKAAMDLGLVKAILVGDEAKIRPLAAEVGLPADVPVFNETDIDKAALKAASLVHDGDAQILMKGLINSSNFLRGALNAECGLRSGRQLSHFVGFEVPGEEKLIFHTDGGMNVAPGLPEKKQILANALEALKSMGLEKPCVAALTANEQVNPKIPSTVDADALVQAVKAGELPECVIEGPIALDVAISPEAAKHKGIKSEVSGKVDLFLVPNIEAGNMLGKSLVFYAKAKIAGVILGATQPIVMTSRSDTAEAKTHSIAMACCLVKR
- the coaBC gene encoding bifunctional phosphopantothenoylcysteine decarboxylase/phosphopantothenate--cysteine ligase CoaBC; this encodes MNILLGVTGGIAAYKAAELARLLIKSGHKVRCCLTDAGSRFITPLTLATLTGEPCFGANPDYHEWRPNPKVEHVDLAKWADLVAVVPATADIMGKTANGLADDLLSTILLAARGRILWAPAMNQAMWAHPAVRANVARLRDFGHAFVDPVEGLLACGDEGAGKLAPVEEIFEAISGLSMPPLPTLEGRRILITAGPTREDLDPVRLITNRSTGSMGVELARAFRDAGATVHLVLGGDLTPPRGVACTRVRSAQDMLEACQFLWPDMEGLIAAAAVADQRPETCAPEKVKKVEGPETLVLLRTPDILSTLAAGRRKEQWVIGFAAESEQHLANAQSKLERKGLDAILVNDISGDRGFGFQANTLTPVTRDGAQAPLGPLPKDQLARAVAEWWASQLS